A stretch of the Plasmodium berghei ANKA genome assembly, chromosome: 10 genome encodes the following:
- a CDS encoding DNA-directed RNA polymerases I and III subunit RPAC2, putative, producing the protein MEEKSYFQNLKTITHATFCFENEDHTLGNCLRCILLQKEGIEFAGYTVPHPTQAEINLRIQTTGKPAINILKDSLDDLSNICTILLEKFKNALESA; encoded by the exons atggaagaAAAGTCATATTTTCAGAATTTGAAAACAATAACTCATGCTACATTTTGCtttgaaaatgaagatCATACATTAG gAAATTGTTTGCGTTGTATTTTACTTCAAAAAGAAGGCATTGAATTTGCTGGTTATACAGTTCCTCACCCAACACAAGcagaaataaatttaaggATTCAAACAACAG GCAAACCCGctataaacattttaaaagaCTCATTAGATGATTTGTCAAATATATGTACTATTTTATTGGAAAAATTTAAGAATGCGTTGGAATCTgcttaa
- a CDS encoding uracil-DNA glycosylase, putative, with product MNKLKIQKTIDQFFAIKPKKSVSANIEVMTSASSDSLVSNYIEETEKKTNNLKKRKISNDNDIIKKESRLNKDEDIVDINNVGIKPEMINTEIVQKEISDYNYIDEIKKLMDVEWYEQLESELKKNYFKNMYLRIKDERKKKVIYPPEHLLFTAFLKTPLSKIKVVIVGQDPYHQKGQAMGLCFSVPIGIKIPPSLKNILKEIKQKSGHGDLTSWTEQGVFLLNTSLTVEENKPASHKNYGWEIFTDKVIDIINEKKKKIVFMLWGNFAIKKCAKIDTKKHFILKSGHPSPLSIKHFVNCDHFNKCNNFLIQNNMSPIKWELPQ from the coding sequence ATGAACAAACTAAAAATCCAAAAAACGATTGATCAATTTTTTGCTATCAAACCCAAAAAAAGTGTAAGCGCAAATATCGAAGTAATGACAAGCGCATCCTCAGATTCATTGGTTAGTAATTATATTGAAgaaacagaaaaaaaaacaaataatttaaaaaaaagaaaaattagtaatgataatgatataataaaaaaagaatcaCGTTTAAATAAAGATGAGGATATAgtagatataaataatgtagGAATCAAACCAGAAATGATAAACACAGAAATTGTCCAAAAAGAAATATCtgattataattatatagacgagataaaaaaattaatggaTGTGGAATGGTATGAACAATTAGAAagtgaattaaaaaaaaattattttaaaaatatgtatttaagaataaaagatgaaagaaagaaaaaagtaatatatCCACCTgaacatttattatttactgcttttttaaaaacacctttatcaaaaataaaagtagtTATAGTTGGACAAGATCCTTATCATCAAAAAGGACAAGCCATGGGGTTATGTTTTTCTGTGCCTATTGGTATTAAAATACCACCTagcttaaaaaatattttaaaagaaataaaacaaaaaagtGGTCATGGAGATTTAACAAGTTGGACGGAGCAGGgggtatttttattaaatactTCTCTAACCGTTGAAGAAAACAAACCAGCTTCccataaaaattatggtTGGGAAATATTTACAGATAAAGTAATTGATataattaatgaaaaaaaaaaaaaaatagtttttatGTTATGGGGAAATTTtgctataaaaaaatgtgcaaAAATTGatacaaaaaaacattttattttaaaatcaGGGCATCCATCACCTTTAAGTATAAAACATTTTGTCAATTGCGatcattttaataaatgtaataattttttaattcaaaataatatgtcTCCAATTAAATGGGAATTACCCCAATAA
- a CDS encoding RNA-binding protein Nova-1, putative, with the protein MGNKIHEVQTIKGDTNQLCFVKMLINNLLAGSIIGKNGEIISGIENKTGCSLKLSPNNSFFPNTQKRVLVICGKQEQINNVIIIILDKIRQISLPNNKSENKIQTYTCRIVVPKSAVSAIIGKGGYQIKQLQNITGTKIQISNREYGLYERIITIVGPFESIKDTATKVIASIQTDPNLKDLLNVNYNKELNIETITKSNNRNDIRNMSHNFINHVHMGRYIIPQQYGVFRHEQYVDANMMNYLMRNNRDLFNLPCEIFIEIPDEFIGSVIGKNGARLTNIMNSTGAQIKISRKGELVPGTFDRKTQIIGTVAAVHAAHVLVLQRLEFAYMQIKFDI; encoded by the coding sequence ATgggaaataaaatacatgaAGTTCAAACAATAAAAGGTGATACAAACCAACTATGTTTTGTgaaaatgttaataaataatttattggCTGGATCCATCATTGGGAAAAATGGAGAAATAATATCAGggatagaaaataaaactgGTTGTAGTTTAAAACTATCACcaaataattcattttttccaaaTACGCAAAAAAGAGTTTTAGTTATATGTGGAAAACaagaacaaataaataatgtaattataataattttagaTAAAATAAGACAAATATCATTaccaaataataaaagtgaaaataaaatacaaaccTATACATGTAGAATTGTAGTTCCAAAATCAGCAGTAAGTGCTATAATTGGAAAGGGTGGATATCAAATTAAACAActacaaaatattacaGGAACTAAAATTCAAATATCAAATCGTGAATATGGATTATATGAAAGAATTATAACTATAGTTGGACCATTTGAATCGATTAAAGATACAGCAACAAAAGTGATAGCTTCAATTCAAACTGATCCTAATTTAAaagatttattaaatgttAATTACAATAAAGAATTAAACATTGAAACGATTAcaaaaagtaataatagAAATGATATTCGAAATATGTctcataattttattaatcaTGTACATATGGGTAGGTATATAATACCACAGCAATATGGTGTATTTCGGCATGAACAATATGTAGATGCAAATATgatgaattatttaatgaGAAATAATCgtgatttatttaatttaccatgtgaaatatttatagaaaTTCCAGATGAATTTATCGGATCCGTTATTGGTAAAAACGGTGCTCGACttacaaatattatgaacaGTACAGGTgcacaaataaaaataagtagAAAAGGAGAACTAGTACCTGGAACTTTTGATCGAAAAACCCAAATAATAGGAACTGTTGCAGCAGTACACGCTGCTCATGTTTTAGTTTTACAAAGGTTGGAATTTGCTTATatgcaaataaaatttgatatataa